A region from the Candidatus Krumholzibacteriia bacterium genome encodes:
- a CDS encoding DUF1801 domain-containing protein, which yields MSDPIEGFLDSLPDDRRAAIEAVRRLILERLPAGYEETVNRGMLVYQIPLSTYPDTYNGEPLVYAALGSQKNHMTLYLNNVYMSEERRAEFERRFAEAGKKLDAGKSCVRFRSVDDLPLDLIGDTIASDPIEGFLARYEEVQGARKAAARKQTATKKKTSSEKTGTKKKRSGRRTK from the coding sequence ATGAGCGATCCGATCGAAGGCTTCCTCGACTCGTTGCCCGACGACCGCCGGGCCGCGATCGAGGCCGTCCGCCGGCTCATCCTCGAGCGCCTGCCCGCCGGTTACGAGGAAACGGTGAACCGCGGCATGCTGGTCTACCAGATCCCGCTTTCGACCTATCCCGACACCTACAACGGCGAGCCGCTGGTGTACGCGGCGCTGGGGTCGCAGAAGAACCACATGACCCTGTACCTGAACAACGTGTACATGAGCGAGGAACGCCGCGCCGAGTTCGAGCGGCGCTTCGCCGAAGCCGGCAAGAAGCTCGATGCGGGCAAGAGCTGTGTGCGCTTCCGCAGTGTCGACGACCTGCCGCTCGACCTGATCGGCGACACCATCGCGTCGGATCCGATCGAGGGATTCCTCGCCCGCTACGAAGAGGTGCAGGGCGCGCGGAAGGCCGCCGCGCGCAAGCAGACGGCGACGAAGAAGAAGACGTCCTCCGAGAAGACCGGCACGAAGAAGAAGCGCAGCGGACGCCGGACCAAGTAG